The following coding sequences lie in one Novipirellula aureliae genomic window:
- a CDS encoding class I SAM-dependent methyltransferase — MNTQEIIETAYDLQAGSYIRALDDEWMMAHKIEYGKAIADQIRELTDPTSIIETGVGEGTTLSFVLQHLNAPSVDAHGFDISWSRIACCRQWMQKYWSGNCFLSVASLLHLPYADSCFDVVYTSHTIEPNGGNELAILKELYRVTSRYLILLEPGYELASPEARERMENHGYCTGLVEKAATLGMSVIKHELFGLSANPMNPTALIVIEKFPDAPSATPRLACPNFGDSLEDYGDAFYSPGSLRSYPKIGGIPCLRREDAVIASAYQRMIL; from the coding sequence CGGCATATGATCTCCAAGCCGGTAGTTATATTCGCGCGCTTGATGACGAATGGATGATGGCGCACAAAATCGAGTATGGAAAAGCCATAGCGGATCAAATACGAGAATTAACCGATCCAACCAGTATCATCGAAACCGGTGTTGGAGAAGGCACCACGCTTTCATTTGTTTTACAACACCTCAATGCTCCGTCGGTGGATGCCCATGGATTCGACATTTCTTGGTCGCGAATCGCGTGTTGTCGACAATGGATGCAGAAATACTGGAGCGGCAACTGTTTTTTATCCGTTGCGAGCTTGCTTCATTTGCCTTATGCCGATTCATGTTTTGACGTTGTTTACACGTCACACACCATTGAACCCAATGGTGGAAATGAACTCGCGATACTGAAAGAGCTATACCGTGTGACATCGCGCTATCTAATCTTGTTAGAGCCTGGATATGAACTTGCTTCGCCAGAGGCAAGGGAACGAATGGAAAATCACGGCTATTGTACGGGGCTTGTTGAAAAAGCGGCGACGCTAGGCATGTCGGTGATCAAGCACGAACTGTTTGGCCTTTCAGCGAACCCGATGAATCCTACGGCATTGATTGTGATAGAAAAATTCCCCGATGCGCCATCGGCGACACCCCGATTGGCCTGTCCAAATTTTGGTGACTCGCTAGAGGACTACGGCGATGCGTTCTATTCGCCCGGTAGCTTAAGGAGCTATCCCAAAATAGGGGGGATTCCTTGCTTGCGCCGAGAAGATGCTGTAATTGCAAGCGCTTACCAACGCATGATTTTGTGA